CTTTATATAAGCTTTACAGTGCTGCAGCAACCCACAGACATCTGTATCATCAAGCTTTTCCTGCACCAAAGTCAGAATCTACTGaacaatcagaaaagaagaaaacctaatcaaatttttaaaaatacaggtgcATGACCGAATTGTCagtaaaatattgttttatgtcTCCATGCAAACATTCAAAAGTGCTTCCATCAGAACAGAGTAAAATACCAAGCACCTCTGAAGATTGCAAAATGGTTTTAGTTCTTTTACTTCAGTGTTTAATAAGCAGATGTATGTATGCATGGTTATATCATTTTGTTAACATGTACAGTTTcctgatttttgtctttaaatatgCTGTTATGATTTAAAGTATTTGTCTATTTATGATAACAGTACATGTGTTCTGCTTGAATTTACTAAATTCTGCTACCAGGTTATAGTTAAACCATGTAGTAATATTACTCCACATTTGGATATGCTCATTTAATTTctacagaagaatttttaaattatttcacagtCACCTGTTAAAGCATAGCATCGTAACTCAATAGGCTTGATTCAATCTATAGCATTTTACATATATCATTAGCTCATATTTTAGAAGACATTTAAGAGAGCTTTTCAGTTGCTTTATCAAAAACTATATATTGCTTCTTTTATATTATGATTTAATATAGAATATAAACCTCTTGatcaaaaatgcacaaaaatcaCTTTGTATATGTATTTGAGTTTCACTgcattgtatattttttcatttggtaCACAAAGAAATGTATTCATCATAGGTTTATTCTTTTAACATGTGAACTATTATTaaagtttactctggttcctAAGATTAAAAACAACTGAATTTGGAAATGTTTGAGAGGTATTGATAAAGAATGATTGaagatttctctttttcaaattcaaaatgcctttttaaaaacgTTGACACCATTACAAATTCAGCTTtccattttaagaaatgtatGCTAATCTCTTTTAGGTACATTCCAGTTCTTTTACATCAGTGATTCTATATTGTATTTCCAATTTCCACTAAAATTTGTAGTGGAATTTCAAGGAACGtactttttaaagagagaaaaaaagtgtggTAATGAAAAAAGGAAGGTAATGCCTCTTATCTGGGTGCTCTATAACAGTAATTTCTAACTTTCTTAGAAACGGCTAAGCCTTAAATGGTACTATTAAGTAAGGAGTAGACAATGACCAGGATAGAAGAGTGTGTGAGGGTTCTTAAGATATATAAACTCACATATTAGAAAAGTCTGATCAAATGCCCTGCAAAATAAATTCTCCCACTGATAAAATTCCACTaacctattttcatttttcaataccCCTTTCATTATACTGCTTCCTTTGCCTATGGGCCTTCTGAATGGAAAAACAGTATTTATAGCACTATGCATAAAACATGGACTCAAACACAACACATTTAGTTtccacaaaaatatatttaataagctTGTTATATAAAATCAAACATGtaacattttcaacattttaccAATAATTCAAACTCAATGGTATCTAACTGGGAGTGCTTTGTATTTTGGAAGGTTACCTAaactaaaaatttatttacatatttacaacACATCTAAATATAACTGAATAGCTATTTCAATAAGTGTTGAAATTCACAGAATTCTAGAGATTTATAGGCTAGACGTGCCATAAATTTCCTGCAATCAAATATACTGTGCTAATTATGAACAATGTCTTAGTAACTAttaagccaaaaggaaaaaaactggaagGGAAATACTGGGTTTTAAAGTTCTGTGACAAACTCTTAGAAGATAAAAGATATGTAAGATCAATTTAATGACCAAGATTTCTTAATGAATCCCTGATTGTCATTTTTGGCAGCTCAATCCAGTCTGTTAGGATGGCAACGTGCTATGCTGTTGGGAACCCTCCGCTGTCTCATCAGAACCATGCTACTAAATGCCATAAGAGCCCTGGCCCACAGTAAGGAAGTAATGTTAGCAACTTTTGAGTGCTGTACATAACTTTCCCACACAGGCTAAGGCCTTATGCCTAAATTTATTCCTGAAAGATTACAGGCCCTTCACCCTTTCATACCAAAAAATACTTTTCTCAACATGTTTTAAAAGGGTTCTTTACATTTGGAGGGGGTAAGAACCccacacattatatataaaaatttatcacAATAAAGGTCCCAAATACCATCTTATGTTTTGAACTACACGATGGTAGTATTTAAACCATCCAATTTCAGACAGTATTCCACACTAAAGCagtaaacatctttttttaaatactgcataGATTAtctctctgttttttaaagaaaggtaCTGCTACTGGAAGAGTTTACCAACTGATCACTTCCCATTTAGTATCTGGTTAAATGACATTTCTTGCTGCATTTGTCTCCATCGAGAATATTCAAAGTAGTTTCCAAACATACAGCATTTAGAAATGTTTGCCATGCTGGCTCTTAAAATgataaactcatttttttctcaataaaagaatatttttaaaaataaaatatatgtaaaattagaattttataatttcaaaaaagCAAGCTGCCTTTATTAACCAAAGTACTTGTTTGCAGTTTTTCAtctgtgaagatattttaaagcccttataaaacttaaattttatttttaaaaatttaacttaaaaattcttGCCATGTTGCTGAGCATACCACTGCTGTCTCTGCTTGCGATTTTCCAACTCTGTGAGAAGAGCCTGTCTGTAGGCTTCATACATTTTAACAATCTGTTCCAGTTCTTTCATGAAAAGCAACTTTAGCATTCCCTGGTATGTATCCAGGTCAGCCAGCTGGAAGAGTTCCCACTTCAGAATGTGGTCATATCTGTTTTAAAACACAATCAGACATATGTTCacaacacatacataaatatgaacTTATAGCAATAAACTggtctatttttataaatatgaattttattataacTAAGTAAACTATaaactgtaattaaaaataactattaactGCTAGTTAAATACACTATTTTTTAGGGAGAGAAGAAAACTGCTAATATTACTTCATTtcaatttaagttaaaaaaatacccaTTTCTGTTCATCTTAAGTATCAGTTATTCTAATATTAACAGGTAGACAATAATGAACACATATTTTAAACTACTGTGGTTCTATAATTTCTGAAGAACACATTTCAAATTATTCGTAAGTTCATCCAAAGTTAACTGTCAGGAACTTAAGAATACTTTAGATGACACTGTTTCTACAAAGAACAATACACAAAAATGGGCAAGATCATTTGTGTCACTAGTGTTGATGAAGCTTTTTGAGGCATGCTGTTCACTACAgcaaacaaggaaataaatagagGAATGAAAAGGAACCATCATTTGTGGGCTGAATTTTCCTGAGGTTGAGTatacaatattaaaaacaaacagaaaaactcaaggagaaaggaaagaataagctcttttcaaaatgagagaataaGTAGACTGTAGAAGACTCCACAATGTAGGGATGGACTCACGTAAGATTATATTTATAGACATTTCAGAAGGCATTTAATCCTTCTTCAATGGTAAGCAGATCACATACTGACACGGAAGTATGCAACAAACCACTAAAGCAGTAATTTACAATTCGCATTGAAAGAGACCTAAAGACAGCACTCTAATCCAATCTTCTCACTTTTTGATGAAACCTAAAAAGGCTATATACATATCTCTTGCAAAATTGTTTAGTGACTAAAAGATCAGAAAGGCAGAGAACTAATGGACCAAGGTGCAGCAGAGTAATAGTGTTGAATGTTAATAACTACTAAgattagagaaagaaaactagaaCTAGAGCAAGGCATAtacttatataattttaaagctaTACTTCTCAAATCATATTACGGAGCAGACATAATAGGAAGACCTTTCATTGTAAACTCCagtaaatttattctttttttaagatacatgtaatattttattttattttacatttttttattgagttctagtcattttacaatgttgtgtcaaattccagtgtagagcacaatttttcagttacacatgaacatacatatattcattgtcacatttatttttcgctgtgagctaccacaagatcttgtatatatatttccctgtgctatacagtatacggtaaatttattcttaataatCATTTATAACATTTCCTACCCAATGATCCTTTGCTTGGTAATTCATTTAATGTCTTACCTGCCTCCTTAGCGCAGTAGGCAGCGTGTCAGTCTCATTTGCATTTACTGTCTTATtccaaaatcatctttttttaaaaaggttttatttttaataaaaagaaacagtacACAAATACAGAGAAGCCAGTATGAGCCACATACTGTGCCTGGCATGTCCACATATATTCCTGTACAACTTGGGTATGTGTACCAGGAATATCAGAAGCACGTTACATAAAATCACAAGGTAAACATATTTCGTTGGATCCCAAATTTACCAATTTAATGAGCATTGCAAATTTACTAACAGATATACTTGGTAGAAAGCTTTATATTCTCTTTAGTTGTTAACTCCAACTACTTGCCAACATAAATTGGAGAAATATTACCAGAAATACTTAATAAGCCTCTATGAAGCCTCTATGAAGAAACAGTTGCAAGGTGTTTCCTAGAAACTCTGCCCTTCATGTACCTTAAAATTTTACTTGTTTGAAACAAATTCATAATTCCTAACAAAAAACTTTAATCTTTCTGAGTCTGAATTTCATAGCTAAGGGACATTTCAGCAATGTCTACTGATTCAAGTTGCTTAAATTTATGCCAGGTGAACTGTAAGAACATTAAAGCTTATGTATCATCTATATACTTTCTagcaaggaaaaaggagaaaaataaatatagtaataTTAGTAAATGTCACACCTGTCTTTAAGACATGAGTATCATTCTATATAAGcattcaagttttttttaaaaaggaaaaaaaaagcttcagacAGTTTTCTGACTCCCAATCACAGCATTTAGCATTAATAATAGGATTTTGGGTAGAAGTAACAAAATCAGAGTAATTAgtaaaaatactttgagaagaagaaaaagcattctGGGGgtaggtacagctcagtggtggagcccatgcttagcatgcatgaggtcctgggttcaatcctcagtacctccattaaaaaaaaaaaaaacaccatttaaaagaaagaagaaaaagcattctAAAGAAGAGCACAGATGAGAAAAGTATGCCATGAGCCAATTTCCATTCCAAATTCTTGCCCCTGCAGTTTCTATATAGTTACTGCCTTCTGCCTatgcctgcctttttttttttttacgagaAGTATgtcattctcatttttctcttcttaaggAGTCAAATAATCTGCTTCAGTTTAACTTTTAGTCACTATACTCTAAATATGCAGGGAAATCATTCAGAAAATAGGCTATAAACTACTCCAGTAACCTTTTCTTATAGTATCTCTTTTACTGTTTTTCCTAGGGTAGTATTCAAACAGTACTTGTAAATAACCCATATAAGCAAACAGCAATTGCTGTAATGCTACCAAAAGTCATGTTCACACTCCAGTGGATGCTACCTTCAGGAGCCAAAAGTGCTGCTATTCCCAGCCCCAGGTATCATAACATAGCCCAAGTTCCTTGTGCCTGCCTTATGTAAAAGCATGCccactcttcctttcctcctacaGCCAGAAGTGAGTCAATGGTGATAACACAGGATCACCAAGACACAGGAATAAAATAGAGTCAGTACCACAATGCTATTGGGGACTGGTGTtggtggcgggggcggggggggggggggagagggtgAGGAATACTGGAAAGTAAATATGTTCCTAATGGTCTTTTTCCTGTTAAAGATTAAATCTTACAATTTAATCCTATAGTTCAGTTTGACTAAAGTTATATGATATATTAGGCTCTGTGAGCAAACTTAGAGATATAACTttactaaaattaataaataaaaatttagaatattatCTGTTCTAAGGTAGTTCTGGAAGTATatgcaaaaattattttggttaagTTACTGCTAGAGATAGAATCAAAGCATTTTAGGAAGTTAGAAGATATTGACTGTTTattaaacaaaaggaagaaacaagctAGTTTTTTGGCTAAAAtctcttttttctccattatctAATTCACAGATAACAGCTCACCTTTCATTGACAGAACAATATTAATCATTTCCATCCTCTTTAGAGACAAAGATTTAGGATCAGCTAAAAAGTATCAGGTTTTAGACCTCTTGTTTTAAGCAGTAAAGAAGTACTTGCTCTCTTCTTACTGGCCCATTCTGGGAGAGTTCTgatctatttgaaaaaaaacttaAGTTGCTAGTTTCCTGAAGTTTTATAGCTAGCTCATAGAACCACAGTGGAAAGGGACTATAATCTTTGGGAATCATTTCTTTTCATAAGAAGCAAAGAATTCCATTTAAGTACTATCTTTTTCCCCAAAAAGGAAAGctttttatgttatttctttctAACAATGgtcataaaatagaaataacataaAGTGGAAAGAATAACCCTCCTCAATCTTATCAACTCCCTAAAATAACAAAGGTTAACAGTTAAGCACATATTCTTCCAgacttaaagaaaatataaatacatgcaCATATTATATATGACTTAGGATCAGCATATGAAACAAAGGCTATACACAGTAGTAGGTCAAGTGGTATCAGGaatgagagaagaggaaaaaaggagaagtCCATCTGCTATCATTCCTCATCCCATTCCTATACTATATGGGTATTATCAGATACAGAGGCTTCTGTAGGTTAGCTCAAATACCAAACTGTGCTTAATTTCTATGGATAAATGTGTTATGTAATTTCAAATAAACTAAAACCAAACTTTTGACAAGCACTGTCTATACCAGGGAATAATATCTATAATTAAaacctttgaaaaaaattacactgaCAAGGCTTAAATttgactcaggaaaaaaaaaactgatgcttTGAGACCACAACCCTCAAATATCATCTTCTCTCACTGCATCAGGCCACAACTATGAATTTACAGACTGAGAAGATCAGAGGGAATGTAAGAGGATGTTTATGCTGgctaaaaattaacaaataattcaCAGTAAATGACCAATAATGTTATgagatttaaatatttcattctaaATTCACTGTACAATCATCTTAAACTTTCTAAAACTCTTCTTCAGGCTATTTTATGCTGATAATTTTGGGTATTGAAAtacaaaaggaatattaagactaAGGCTACAAAGTTTCAGCTTATATAGCTGTTAATAGTACTGTACATgcaactattatgtataaaatgccTAGCAAAGTGCCAGGAATTTAATAGATACTCAGttagtgattattattattaaataagaaaGTAGAAATGACAAAGGTTAACGGCATGAAGTTTGAAGTTAGAGGTGAAAGTTTAAAATCTACCATTTTAAAATCAACACACAATAGTTGTGTGATCTTAGCAGAGACAAAgcttttttcacctgtaaaataggtTTGGGGAAGAGTATATGAGATAACACACCTAAAAGTTGAGCATAGGAAGCACTGGATTATCAATAACTATTTGCTTTCAAACACCCCCTTTTCTGAAATCACAGCACTTTGTATTACTACTGTCACTAATCCTTATCACATTGGGTTATTGATCTGAGTAACTACTTCTGTTTCCCAGAAAAGAGAAGCTCTCTGAGacaaatttcatttattcatgattACATTCTAAGAACAGTGCATACTatggcacccaataaatattctCAATGAGCCTAGCACACTCATCAGCATCTTTAAAAACTAAcccatgtatttttctctttagtgCAGTCTTCCTTGCTCACTCATATTAATAAGAAACCATTACTGAGGACTTATCCAAATCAGCCACTGTGccatttgctttaaaatgaatGGTCACTTTGAAGACTCACCATACTGAGTAAGGGAGGTTAGATTATTATCCCCTGTGTTTCAGTAGAGGAAAAACACTTAGAACGAAGTTCAAGAACTTACCCAATGTTATTCAGTAAGTAGGTGACGGAGACAGAAATCATACTCAGTTTCCTTCCTGAGTGACCTTAACCACAATTCTGTATctttaccccccccccaaataataaCAATCACTTACTAAGCTCTCTCAGTGGGCAAGACAACCTCAAAAGTAGGTATTATTACTATATCCAATTTTCACAAGACAAAACTATAGATTAAGCACCCTGCCGAGGGTAACACAGCTGAAGTGTCAGTAACCACAGATCACCTCATCCCAGAACTTGCGCACATACTATTTCCTTAACACCCTTGTGTCCTGCTTTGTTTCACCTCTGTGCCTAGGACTTACTTGGGTCCTTTCTTTTATCACACAAGGTATTGTATCACTTATTTACAAGTTATTGAGAATGTACGTCCTTTACTGTATCCCTATAATAGCACAGGTCTGCACACAAAGAAAGGAGAGATTCAATAAACGTAGAACTTCTATTTCTAATCAATGACTTTCAAACTTTATAAGCTGTAATAtcctttctttaaatattatttaaaagccaaatattattaagagaaaaaacatCACGCTGTGGGGGTTAAGCAGCCCAGACTCCATTCAGCCCTCCACTCACCCTTCAACAAAGCTTTGTGCTGTAAATTCACTTACTTCACAGGGGCTCGAGCATAAACCTGAAGCCAGTCAGGAATTTCTGCAGTATGATATGGATTTGCAGGTACCAGAAGGGACTGATTTCTTTCAGTTTGCTGTGGCTGGTATGTGACAGGAGGAGGTTGATCATACCGAGGTACactaaaaagaaagaatcaaCATTCCTTAGCATAAAGGCCCTAAATCAAACAAGAAACTATAAGAACAACAAcatttaagcattttttaatgtgcctctTGCCCAAACTTCTACTACCTAAAAAATGTagatatgccttttttttttttaaccatactaTAGAGGAAGTAAAATTCACCTTCTCTTGGAAACTTGTAGGTCATTAGTGATGGATATAAAACCAACCCTAAACCTTAACatattctataaaaaaaaagtcagaattaAGTTACAATCTTTATATAGAAGCTTAAAACTAGAATCATAAATTTCAGTAATAATTAGTAATTAGCTGCAAATTTTTCTACCTCCTTTAGGCTGAAAAAGGGGTTTGGAATAGGTACTACAGTAGGATGAGTACTGTGTTTGAAATACCCACTGtactattatttcctttctgcttttacCACCTAAAGACAGCATATGGGAGTCAGAGCTGATTAGAATCTGTTTTAaatgagaaacttaaaaaaaaaaaccatgcttTTAATTAATTCTAATGGCCTGTATAtgctgagggaaggagagagcagcAAGCTGGTGTGGAGGCTATTATATGGGAAAATGCTAAAGGAAAGCACTGAACCACTGGAAGGTTAAAGACTGAATTCTGAGAGACCATAATGGCCTATTCCAGACTTGGAGACAAACTGGAAGAGCCTGCctccaaacataaatatttatgtgtatatcaGAAAAGGTCATTTCAATACTAAACTAGGACTAAAGTTAAATGTTGGATTAGACTGTGGCTAGCAATTTAAAGATCAATGTGCAAATGGCACTAAATTTTATCTTCAACTCAGCAAAGTGAAATATTCCTTGACAGTACAGCTGGGAGGTAGGAAAGAACTGAGGTTTGAAGTCAGATATACTTAGGGGGTTGGGGGGTTTAATCTTAGTTTGGCCACTTACAAATTGTATGAATATAGGCGAAACTGCttcacttctctaagcctcagtctccttatttgTAAAACTTGAATAAATTCATACCAAAGATGACTGTCAAGGATTAAATGACCTAATATATGTCAAGAGTTCTGTATAAAGATTAGCATAATATAGACAATCAAATAGCTATTTATTAATACTACCTATCTGAGGTTAAGGAAGgtgtttattctttccttttttaaaagtctacacAGTCATGGAGAGAAGCAAATTAACTAAttgtgaaaatgctttgtaaactataaaaattCTGTAATAATATAAGATTAACGATGATAAGAAAACTAAGCTCAATATACACTCTCAAATTTAGTTCTACAAACCAGAAAGCCTCTGCCACCCAGTGATAGCAAACTAtaactgcatttcttttcttttctttttttgcatttctatcatttattcattcaacaaacatctatcTGTGTGCTTGtctctgtgctgggtgctggggacacagcaggaaTAAGTGGCCCTTGGGTGGGGATTGTGATCAGGTGGGAGGGAAGCTATAAATTATCTCCATGTTCCAAGCCTAAAAATAGAAGCCAGGGACAGCAGCAGCCTGCTTGAGATGGTAAGGAGAGTATGCAAAGGGGCTAGAGCCCAACACAGGCAGAGTGGGTGATTTGGTTCTTCTGAAGGGATGAAAAATTTAGTTGTTCAATAAACACTGAGTGCCACTACATGGAATCACTGTAAAAAACTGCTTTTcaaagttgaataaataaatccaaatatgtaaaatgattaaaacagcACAATGACAAAGTTTAGTTTTCTGGgtgatattaaaattattttcataatgatttTAATGGTTCTAAATAATGCACATCTGCTATAATCAAATATCTGTATGATGTGAGATGATACGAAGCAACACCTATCAACATGCTGATGATACCCTACCCATTTTTAATCTTATGTCTCAGTTCTTGAGAACTCAAATGCAGTAAACTGGAAACATTTGCAATTTCATTACTAGACTAACACTAACTTTTTATGtactttgaaatccagtgtgtattttacatgtataacacatctcaatttggatTAATCACATTTCAAGGGCTCTATAGCTATATGTGACAACTGGCTATAAAATTCCTAGGGCTCAAAGTCTGGCTATAAATGAGATGTAATGATAAGCCCAGCATCAATCAGAATAGTCCAAAAGATCACTGGCTGCATTTATCAAAAGATCTGAGATGTTCTGTGCAGTTCCAATTTTCACTTTCTTGCCTGGCAATAGTAAGaaacaacataaaatatttataaattgaataaaaacaGCAAGACGTTACAATGCAAAAGTATATTCTGATACATGAGAAGGCAGGTCTGTTATTTTTTTATGAGTTCAAAATCTAACATTAGATAAtctcaaaacaaaaagttaaaataaattgatactctaCCTAGGGGCACAGGGATGCCTATATTGAGCCTTCTTATTTGTGTGATCTACATAATAGGTTCCAAATTCTGATGACTCAACTCGCTCCCATCCAGGAGGAAGTCCTTCTCGCTCAAGAGGATGGCTCCAGTGAGTTGTATTTGTGTTGTGATCTATATAATATTTTCTCCCTCTCATTGTCCAGTCCACAGACCAGCCAAGAGGAAGGGGTAAATCTTCAGAACCATGGTTAGTTAAATTTCCTAAAGATGTAGCAGCAACTCTCCCAATAcctgagaaggaaaagagaagaaataaaacaattattcACAGCTAAAAAATATGCCATCTGAGAAAGTTATAAAAGTAATTCCCAAATATACTCTTCTGTCacaattttatcattaaaaataaaaattttcacaaaACTAGCCAGTATTAACTATTACTTAATTACAGAAGAAGGGAGGAACTAGACTTCCTCTTTGATAGtggcacaatttacaatagccaatacatggaagcaacccaagtgctcaCAAatagatgactggctaaagaagatgtggtgtgtgtatatgtttgtatacacacacacacacacacaccccgaaatattactcagccataaaaaaaaaagaatgaaatattgccatttggagcaacatggatgaacctagagaatattatgcttagtgaaataagtcagagaaagacaaatactatatgatatcatttatctggggaatctaaaaaataatacaaaacaatctatatatgaaacagaaacagacttatgacatagaaaacaaacttatggctaccaaaaggggaggagaaggacaAAGTaagagtatgagattaacagacagACACaaattattatacataaaatagataggCAACATGGATTTACTGtaagcacagggaattataaccaatatcttataataacctataatgaaatataatctgcACAAAacccaaatcactatgctgtacacctgaaacttatacaatattgtaaatcaattatagttcaataaaaaaaaaggaaggagagatatAGCTAagttggtagagtgcatgcttagcatgcatgagatcctgggttcaatgcccagtacctccaaaaaataaataaataaataaacctaattacccccctccacacacacacacaatcttaaaaaaagtatatatatatgttcatacatacatgaatcactttgctgtatatctgaaactaacactgtaaattgactacacttcaataaaaaataagaattaaaaatataaagtggacaagaaaaaataaaccaaaaaaaggaaaaaaaatttttaaaaagaaggtatAATCCCtcaatcttatttatttttatatatatatacacacacatatatataaaactaccAAATGGAACTGGGCTAGAAGAACAATAAGGAAAGAAGTGGAAAAATAAGAACAGAGCACTGTGAAAAATTACATATCCCAAAACActatcttgaaataatttttccttttccctacaCAACCCCCTAACCTCTCTGGC
This DNA window, taken from Camelus dromedarius isolate mCamDro1 chromosome 5, mCamDro1.pat, whole genome shotgun sequence, encodes the following:
- the SAV1 gene encoding protein salvador homolog 1 isoform X1, whose translation is MLSRKKTKNEVSKPAEVQGKYVKKETSPLLRNLMPSFIRHGPTIPRRTDICLPDSSSNAFSASGDGIVSRNQSFLRTPIQRTPHEIMRRESNRLSAPSYLARSLADVPREYGSSQSFLTEVSFAVENGDSGSRYYYSDNYFDGQRRRPLGDRTHEDYRYYEYNHDVFQRMPQNQGRHASGIGRVAATSLGNLTNHGSEDLPLPLGWSVDWTMRGRKYYIDHNTNTTHWSHPLEREGLPPGWERVESSEFGTYYVDHTNKKAQYRHPCAPSVPRYDQPPPVTYQPQQTERNQSLLVPANPYHTAEIPDWLQVYARAPVKYDHILKWELFQLADLDTYQGMLKLLFMKELEQIVKMYEAYRQALLTELENRKQRQQWYAQQHGKNF